Proteins encoded in a region of the Phaenicophaeus curvirostris isolate KB17595 chromosome 1, BPBGC_Pcur_1.0, whole genome shotgun sequence genome:
- the LOC138720370 gene encoding cytokine receptor common subunit beta-like, translating into MIMKGFFTLLLNLYLVFNVQAIRESIPMKSLRCYNDYTSQVTCTWTERLEAHALVGMVLYQRDNIMMENKEMFCERQTENDLHEPADSCVHWICHNVTYYFGIGVDQTYSFKPNKILQAELNVDLFQNVQLLPPQNLSVSLMRSGDFLLTWKAADGSQGLGSALEYEITYKRMWESWEKATSVWLSNTTHCHLSHEDLVPGSSYVARVRAKPWAASGFSGQYSEWSTEVLWETPEGGLQPKNLRCLFNGANRLTCSWEVKKAITTSVLFGLFFRATPASAEEECSPVHEKALPHSPYVVQSCEIPVTNSSSQSQYHVSVRAKTEEKVIEAYKNIKVLPPANVSVTVTENQEYELRWIKHNLPYNFIKQRYEVEYWKNNQHEKTHQKLNISNDEPPFIFTLQMLDSSTEYRGKMRARVNTPLDYEGPWSDWSEEFTWKTENVLPPAVLPVVFPVVIISLLIVAYCSYKYFLRKKQIWEEKIPNPSKSLLIQSYLRKVPLGNWPTSSQLDFNKYSLSEKMEQASILQVVDRQMKTSSKSPEGQTIKTDVLPVALDLQNSYHALNEPEHAPLVCSSQIAGHSFCVSRRNSADASIASRAAIPCFAFNGPYLYSSMMSSQPDMHHTLAADPAGIHEKSISLQYMALPKEDCPQAPQSQEQTGAGLPQPFLLPDEKQMIQHLNNENEVSLAPSAHGKGMNVRTEEQKSPAALSCPLEYVTTESLLLPSASDSTLPPLLTAEGLPCDSNKPKPPSDHTSHEVSPGKTDVIVPVSGQSPTSSPELHLDTFGDYLTVPLSLHGHSEPTNTSLPVLQKGNDLPRKQPLSEGNLVVLNPDSTEPVFLCQVGDYCFHSLKSGVKMDVSQEEHEVKKPSEGKITPVKPVSDNESINGKEKDVSKMQAIQLFKNLKSDDYFSWHQSLRIREIR; encoded by the exons AGAGTATCCCTATGAAGAGCTTGAGGTGCTACAATGACTACACCTCACAGGTGACCTGCACGTGGACAGAGCGTTTGGAGGCTCATGCCCTTGTTGGCATGGTTCTTTATCAAAGGGATAATATTATGAT GGAGAACAAGGAGATGTTTTGCGAACGCCAGACAGAAAATGACTTGCATGAGCCTGCAGACTCCTGTGTGCACTGGATTTGTCACAACGTTACATACTATTTTGGAATAGGGGTAGATCAAACTTACAGCTTCAAACCCAACAAGATACTTCAAGCAGAATTAAATGTTGACCTTTTCCAAAATG TTCAGCTCCTCCCACCGCAAAACCTCTCAGTCAGCTTGATGAGATCAGGAGACTTCTTGCTGACCTGGAAAGCAGCTGATGGGAGCCAAGGGCTGGGCAGTGCACTGGAGTATGAAATCACCTACAAGCGGATGTGGGAGTCCTGGGAG AAAGCTACCTCGGTCTGGCTCTCCAACACCACACATTGCCATCTCAGCCATGAGGACCTTGTCCCAGGGAGCAGCTACGTTGCCCGTGTGCGAGCCAAACCGTGGGCGGCCagtggcttctctgggcagtaCAGCGAGTGGAGCACAGAAGTCTTGTGGGAGACCCCTGAAG GCGGCCTTCAGCCCAAGAACCTTCGCTGTCTCTTCAATGGTGCAAATCGTCTGACGTGCAGCTGGGAAGTGAAGAAAGCCATCACCACCTCTGTCCTCTTTGGCTTGTTCTTCAGGGCCACCCCAGCATCAGC aGAAGAGGAGTGCTCTCCTGTGCATGAGAAGGCTTTGCCACACAGCCCATACGTGGTCCAGAGCTGTGAGATCCCTGTTACCAACTCCAGCAGTCAGAGCCAGTACCATGTGTCTGTCCGGGCCAAGACGGAGGAGAAAGTGATTGAAGCCTACAAGAACA ttaaGGTGCTACCACCTGCAAATGTGTCAGTAACAGTGACAGAGAACCAAGAGTACGAACTCAGATGGATAAAACACAATTTGCCATATAACTTCATAAAGCAGAGATACGAAGTTGAGTATTGGAAAAACAACCAACATGAAAAG acTCACCAGAAGTTAAATATCAGCAACGATGAACCTCCTTTCATCTTCACCCTGCAGATGCTCGATTCATCTACAGAATATAGGGGGAAAATGCGTGCGAGGGTGAATACACCTCTGGATTATGAAGGGCCTTGGAGTGACTGGAGTGAGGAGTTCACCTGGAAGACCGAGAATG ttCTGCCACCAGCAGTTCTCCCAGTGGTGTTCCCAGTTGTCATCATCAGTTTGCTAATAGTCGCTTACTGCAGCTATAAGTATTTCCTCAG GAAGAAGCAAATATGGGAGGAAAAGATTCCAAACCCCAGCAAGAGTCTCCTGATCCAGAGCTACCTGCGG aaagtacCTTTAGGAAACTGGCCAACAAGTAGCCAACTGGACTTCAACAAATACAGCCTTTCAGAGAAGATGGAGCAGGCTAGTATCCTTCAAGTTGTGGATAG GCAGATGAAGACTTCGTCAAAGTCCCCTGAAGGGCAGACTATAAAGACAGACGTTTTGCCTGTTGCTCTGGACCTACAGAACTCATACCATGCTTTAAATGAGCCAGAGCACGCCCCACTTGTCTGCTCAAGTCAAATTGCTGGTCATTCCTTTTGTGTTTCAAGAAGAAACAGTGCTGATGCAAGTATTGCTTCTCGGGCAGCGAtcccttgctttgctttcaacGGTCCATACTTGTACAGCTCAATGATGTCCTCCCAGCCTGATATGCATCACACCCTGGCAGCGGACCCAGCAGGGATCCATGAGAAATCAATTTCCCTCCAATATATGGCTCTCCCAAAAGAAGACTGTCCTCAGGCTCCACAGAGTCAAGAACAGACAGGAGCAGGTCTTCCAcagcccttcctcctcccagaTGAGAAACAAATGATTCAGCACCTCAACAATGAGAATGAAGTCTCACTGGCCCCATCAGCCCATGGGAAAGGCATGAACGTGAGAACAGAAGAGCAGAAATCTCCAGCAGCTCTTAGCTGCCCCTTGGAGTATGTCACAACAGAGAGCCTGTTACTGCCCTCAGCCAGCGACTCCACCCTTCCGCCCCTTCTCACTGCTGAGGGGTTACCTTGTGACTCAAACAAGCCCAAGCCTCCCAGTGACCACACTAGCCATGAGGTTTCTCCTGGGAAAACTGATGTCATTGTCCCAGTTTCAGGTCAATCACCAACCTCTTCTCCTGAATTGCACCTGGATACATTTGGAGACTATCTTACTGTCCCTTTAAGTCTCCATGGACATTCAGAACCCACAAACACTTCTTTGCCTGTCTTACAGAAGGGAAACGATCTTCCTAGAAAGCAGCCTTTGTCAGAAGGTAACTTAGTGGTATTAAACCCTGACAGCACTGAGCCAGTTTTCCTCTGCCAGGTTGGTGACTATTGCTTCCACAGCCTAAAATCTGGTGTGAAGATGGATGTTAGTCAGGAAGAGCACGAAGTAAAGAAACCTTCTGAAGGCAAGATAACACCTGTGAAACCTGTATCAGATAATGAATCCATCAATGGCAAGGAAAAGGATGTATCAAAAATGCAGGCTATTCAGCTTTTCAAAAACCTGAAATCAGATGATTACTTTTCCTGGCACCAATCTTTGAGGATCAGGGAAATCCGTTAA